A region from the Camelus ferus isolate YT-003-E chromosome 1, BCGSAC_Cfer_1.0, whole genome shotgun sequence genome encodes:
- the NXPE3 gene encoding LOW QUALITY PROTEIN: NXPE family member 3 (The sequence of the model RefSeq protein was modified relative to this genomic sequence to represent the inferred CDS: deleted 1 base in 1 codon) produces the protein MWINFFNLRLFCCLLAVLMVVVLVINVTQVEYLDHETASATFIDSSGHFVSSQLTGVSRNPYCGYEHQTLSSQERLEEDSLLAAFQWQVPDVGPVPFLKSTDPSSSYFVILNSAALFKVGSQLEVLVHVQDFQRKPKKYGGDYLQARIHSPKLQAGAVGRVVDYQNGFYKVFFTLLWPGKVKVAISLVHPSEGIRVLQHLQEGKPDRVYFKSLFRSGRISETTECNVCLPGGLPLCNFTDLYTGEPWFCFKPKKLPCSSRINHFKGGYLKGLLTAAETAFFQSGVNIKMPINSSGPDWVTVIPRSIKEANNLELFQGSGTFPSGYYYKDQWRPRKFKMRQFNDPDNITECLQRKVVYLFGDSTIRQWFEYLTTFVPDLVEFNLGSPKNVGPFLAVDQKHNILLKYRCHGPPIRFTTVFSNDLRYVANELNGIVGGKNTVVAIAVWSHFSTFPLEVYIRRLRNIRRAVVQLLDRSPKTVVVIRTANAQELGPEVSLFNSDWYNFQLDTVLRKMFSGVGVYLVDAWEMTLAHYLPHKLHPDEVIVKNQLDMFLSFVCPLET, from the exons TACTTGGACCATGAGACTGCTTCAGCCACATTCATCGACAGTAGTGGACACTTTGTTTCCTCCCAGCTGACAGGAGTTAGCCGGAATCCGTACTGC GGCTATGAGCACCAGACTCTGTCCAGCCAGGAGCGCCTGGAGGAGGACTCCTTGCTGGCTGCCTTCCAGTGGCAGGTGCCTGACGTGGGCCCAGTCCCCTTTTTGAAGAGCACTGACCCTTCTTCCAGCTACTTCGTCATCTTGAACTCTGCAGCCCTCTTCAAGGTGGGAAGCCAGCTAGAGGTTCTGGTTCATGTACAGGATTTTCAAAGAAAGCCCAAGAAGTATGGTGGAGACTACCTGCAGGCCAGAATCCACTCTCCTAAGCTGCAGGCGGGGGCCGTGGGCAGAGTGGTAGACTACCAGAATGGGTTTTACAAGGTCTTTTTCACTCTGCTCTGGCCAGGCAAAGTTAAAGTGGCCATATCTCTGGTCCACCCCAGCGAAGGGATCAGAGTTCTTCAGCACCTACAGGAAGGGAAACCAGATAGGGTGTATTTCAAGAGTCTCTTCCGTTCAGGGAGAATTTCTGAGACTACTGAGTGCAACGTGTGTCTTCCTGGGGGTCTTCCCCTGTGCAACTTTACAGATCTCTACACTGGGGAGCCCTGGTTCTGCTTCAAACCAAAGAAGCTCCCGTGCAGTAGCAGAATTAACCATTTCAAAGGCGGATACCTGAAGGGCCTTCTAACGGCTGCAGAAACTGCTTTCTTCCAGAG tGGTGTCAATATCAAAATGCCAATCAACTCCAGTGGGCCTGACTGGGTGACTGTGATTCCCAGGAGTATAAAAG aagcCAACAACCTGGAACTATTTCAAGGCTCGGGAACTTTTCCTTCTGGTTATTATTACAAAGATCAGTGGAGGCCCAGAAAGTTTAAGATGCGCCAGTTTAATGACCCCGACAACATTACAGAATGCTTACAGAGAAAAGTGGTGTATTTATTTGGTGACTCGACCATCAGGCAGTGGTTTGAATACCTTACTACGTTTGTTCCAG ATTTAGTGGAGTTTAACTTGGGTAGTCCCAAGAATGTGGGTCCCTTCCTTGCGGTGGACCAGAAGCACAACATCCTGCTCAAATACCGCTGCCACGGCCCACCGATCCGCTTCACGACCGTCTTTAGCAATGACCTCCGATATGTGGCAAATGAGCTGAATGGCATTGTGGGAGGGAAGAACACAGTGGTTGCCATAGCTGTGTGGTCTCATTTCAGCACCTTCCCCTTGGAAGTGTATATCCGGCGGCTCAGGAACATCCGTCGAGCTGTGGTCCAGCTCCTGGATCGAAGCCCTAAGACCGTGGTCGTCATACGGACAGCCAATGCCCAGGAGCTGGGACCTGAAGTGAGCCTCTTCAACAGCGACTGGTATAACTTCCAGCTGGACACCGTCCTTCGGAAGATGTTCTCAGGGGTTGGAGTGTATCTCGTCGATGCCTGGGAGATGACCTTGGCCCATTATCTACCCCACAAGCTACATCCAGATGAAGTTATTGTGAAGAACCAACTGGACATGTTCTTATCCTTTGTGTGCCCCCTGGAGACCTAG